The following DNA comes from Arcobacter cloacae.
GAATAGAATTTATATGTAAGAAAAAAATTAGTAATCAGACTTTGCTCTCTACAATCTAAGTTCTTCGTTCCTAAGCACTAGCTTGGGAATGAATATTTTTATAACAATTTAACTAAAAAATTATACTCTTAGTAATCCCCAAAACCTGATTTAGTGTATCTTCATCTATTTTTTCCACAAACTTTACTTTTCTTGCATTAAAATCTATTGATTTGATTTGTTCTGTCATTATAAAACCTTTTAGATTTTTGGCTTCTAGTTTTACATGAAAAGGGAAGTTTCTATCTGTATTGGTGATTGGACAAGCTATGGCTAAACCTAAGGCTTTATTGAAAATTTCATTACTTATAATAAGTGCTGGTCTTCGTCCTTTTTGCTCATGTCCTGATGATGGGTCAAAAGATAATATTACTAAATCACCTTTTTTGGGAATGTAGTTTTTTACCATTCTTCTTTACCTACGGTTGTATCAAACTCTTCACTTGCTTTATAATCACTTGGTATTTTTGAAACTAGTTCATTTAAATCATAATTTAAAATCTCTTTTTTAATTGGTTCTAAAATCACTTTTCCATCAAAAACTATAATATTTACATCATCTCCTACATTCAGATGTAAACTTTCCATAACATCTTTAGGCATTCTAAGACCTTGAGAATTACCCCATTTTGAAATTTTAGCAGTCATTTTAACTCCTTAATGTATATCCTAAGTATATCTTTTTTAATATAATATTTCTCTTTTATTTATTTTTAAAATCACTTTTTTAACCACACATTCGTTAAGATTATCTCTTTTAAATTTATAGGAATCAAATATGCAAGAAAATGAACTAAAAGCTTTTATAAAAGAAAACTCATCTTTGATTTACGAGTATATCAATGCTGAAATACTAAAAGATATTGGAGTGATGTCTTATTTATTTTTTGAAAGGCTTATTGATGAATATTTTAGTAAAGAAGAAAAAAGAGTCTGTACGGATAATTTAACTGCTGATACCTTTGGCTATTATCTCATAACTGAAGTTTTAGGAGAAGCAAAACAAGCCTTTCCATTTTTTAGAAAAGATACCTTGAGTTTAGATAAGATTTTTAAAGAGGCAAAGGTTTATTTTAATCATGTAAAATTTACCATAGAAGATAATACTTTTAATATCTATTTAATTCAAACAAAAGCAGGTGTTTCTACACTTGATGAAGAAATCATCAAATATTCAAAACAATTTCCTATTAAAACATTTGGTATAAAAGAGTTTATAGTTAATTATTCATTTAAATAAATATTAGATAATTCCGATTATTTGAAACAGACAATTAAAAATAAAAAAGGATAAACTTTGATAGATAAAATAAAAGAGAGTAAAATAGCACAAATTTTAATATTAAAGGTACTAATAATTGTAGCTGTTGCTGGAAATATATATTTTTCATAAGAAAAGGGACAAGCGATTTTTATTGTCCCTAAATCTTTTCTACGACGAACAACTCACATGAGATATTCCAGCTATTCCAAAAAAATCTGTTGGTTTTTTAGCGTAATATTTCTCTTCTATTTCCTTTATTTGCTCATTGTATGGATTTGTCATTATTTTTTGTAACTCCTGAAAGGGTTTATAGTTTCCATTTTGGGCTTCTTGATATGCTTTAACTAGATGCCATTCTCTTAAAGTATATTTTGGATTTGTTAGTTTCATTTGATTTGTTAGTTTTTGTTTTGATTCTTCATTATTTATATTTAAAAGTGATTTCCAAATTTCTAGCCAGTTGTTCCATTTTGATTTAATATTTTCATCTTTTAAGCTTCCATAAAAACTTTTTTCAAGCTGAGTAATCTCATCAGGAATATTTGATAATTCTCTAAAAAATATAGTATAGTCAACTTTTGTTTCTATCATAAGATTTATTAGTTTTTCAAACAGCTCAACATCAAACTTTTCAAGTCCAAGTTTATTAGCCCACATAATTTCCATTTTTTCTTGCATAACTTTGCTAAAGTTATTTTCAATTTTTTCTAGTTCTTCTAAAGCCTCTTTATTTGAACTAAGTAACGGTTTTAAAGCACTACAAAATGATTTAAAATTTTTAAAAGCAGCAACTGGTTGATTAAAAAATGAAAAGTGCATTCCTCCACCAGTCCAAGATTGATATTTTGGATCAAACATTTCGATAAATCCAAATGGTCCATAATCTAGTGTAAAACCTCCTGCTGCACAGTTATCACTGTTAAAGTTACCTTGGCAATATCCAACTCTTATCCAATTAGCTATCAGTGAAGTAACTCGATTTTGAAACGCATTGGCTAGTAATATTATCTTTTTTTCTAAATTCAAATCTTCTTTGATTATCTCACTATATTCCCTATCAATCAAATGTAAAACAATCATTTCTAACTCTTTTAAAGCATTTTCATGTTCATTTTTTCTAGCTCGTCTGCCAAAAAGTTCTATTTGTCCAACTCTTAAAAAAGAAGTTGCAACTCTAGTTGTAATTGCCACATCTTCTTCTATCATAACTTCAGGGTCTTTTGAATAAGAATTATCTTTAAACCAAGGTCTATTTACTTGCTCTTTTTTAGAGGTAAATAGAGTCAAAGACCTTGATGTTGGAATTCCAAGAGCATGCATATGCTCTTGTGCTAAAAACTCTCTTATGCTTGAGCGCAAAACTGCCCTTCCATCTGCACCTCTACAATAAGGTGTTTTTCCTGCACCTTTTAGTTGAAATTCCCATCTTTTACCATTTATCACTGCTTCTAAAACTGAGATTGCTCTACCATCTCCATAGCCATTTCCTGTTTGAAAAGGGCATTGGGCATAATATTCTGTTCCATAAATAGAAAGAGCATATCCAGTTGCCCAACCAATATTCTGTCTAAGATTAGAAATATTTTCCATATCACCTGAAAATAGTTTTATAAAATCAGATGATTTTAGTAGATTCTCACTAAAGCCTAATTCTTCAAAAAAATTATTGCTATGTGAAATATATATTGGCTCTTTAATAGCAGTTGGCTGAACTTCTACATAATGTCCAGAAAAAACCTCTCTAGGAAATTTATTATCTCCATGATATTTTGCATCAGGGTCACAATTTAGAGTGTTTATAAAAGAGTAATCACTTAAATTTATAAGTTCTTCAAATGTTTCTATATTTTTATTATTTTCTTTCATTATTTTTTCTCATCTTTAATAATCTGGTAAGCTTGATTTATCTGTTGGGTTTTAGCTGTTGCTTCTTCCATATAAGACTCATCTTTATTTTGAGAACTTATGATATCAGGGTGGTATTCACGAATTAGTTTTCGATATGCTTTTTTGATAGTTTCCATATCATCACTTGGTTTTACTCCTAAAATTTCATAGGCTTCTTTTGAACTCATTGTTTGTTGTTTATTTTTCATCATATTTTC
Coding sequences within:
- a CDS encoding type II toxin-antitoxin system PemK/MazF family toxin: MVKNYIPKKGDLVILSFDPSSGHEQKGRRPALIISNEIFNKALGLAIACPITNTDRNFPFHVKLEAKNLKGFIMTEQIKSIDFNARKVKFVEKIDEDTLNQVLGITKSIIF
- a CDS encoding AbrB/MazE/SpoVT family DNA-binding domain-containing protein, translated to MTAKISKWGNSQGLRMPKDVMESLHLNVGDDVNIIVFDGKVILEPIKKEILNYDLNELVSKIPSDYKASEEFDTTVGKEEW
- a CDS encoding protein adenylyltransferase SelO family protein — translated: MKENNKNIETFEELINLSDYSFINTLNCDPDAKYHGDNKFPREVFSGHYVEVQPTAIKEPIYISHSNNFFEELGFSENLLKSSDFIKLFSGDMENISNLRQNIGWATGYALSIYGTEYYAQCPFQTGNGYGDGRAISVLEAVINGKRWEFQLKGAGKTPYCRGADGRAVLRSSIREFLAQEHMHALGIPTSRSLTLFTSKKEQVNRPWFKDNSYSKDPEVMIEEDVAITTRVATSFLRVGQIELFGRRARKNEHENALKELEMIVLHLIDREYSEIIKEDLNLEKKIILLANAFQNRVTSLIANWIRVGYCQGNFNSDNCAAGGFTLDYGPFGFIEMFDPKYQSWTGGGMHFSFFNQPVAAFKNFKSFCSALKPLLSSNKEALEELEKIENNFSKVMQEKMEIMWANKLGLEKFDVELFEKLINLMIETKVDYTIFFRELSNIPDEITQLEKSFYGSLKDENIKSKWNNWLEIWKSLLNINNEESKQKLTNQMKLTNPKYTLREWHLVKAYQEAQNGNYKPFQELQKIMTNPYNEQIKEIEEKYYAKKPTDFFGIAGISHVSCSS